AAGGTAACACTAAATCTTTTGCATATTGCAGGGTATATCGCGGGTCAATAACTCCGTATCCAAAATCATACGTTGCTGAACCACGGGCATACGGCGGATACGGACTTTGTGACGTTGACCATAAAGCGTACGTTATAATTTCACGACTTCTAATCCCTTGCGCATACAGGAGTGCACAGAGTCCAGCGACTTGCGGTGCGGCCATCGAGGTTCCCATCATTTGCCCGTATCGTGGTTGACCAAGATTATATGGAATTGTGCTATATATAGGATATAGTTCCGGGTCACCGCCAGGTGCATAAATTTCAACGCCAGTATCGGTTGAATTTGTGCGACCGGGGATATAGCCGTAGTTTGAATACTGAGTCCGAATAGGTGTTCCAGTTCCCGTCGTTTGCATCAGGTAATTATAACTCCCGCGATAATTGAATGAACCGACAGTAATTACGCGCGGATACGCAGCGGGATAACTCGGAGTAGCGACGAAATCTAAACCTTCATTTCCGGCAGCGGCAACGATTATTGCACCAGCGTCTAACGCTTCTTGCACTGCTTCGCGAACAACCTGCGAATTGTAATATCCACCGAGACTTAAATTGAGAATATTCGCATTATAATCTTTCACTGCACCAACGATACCTTCAGCGATATCGTCCATCGTACCAACGCCGGCAGCGTTCATAACTTTTATCGGAATAATGGTTACTTCAGACGCAATCCCGCATACGCCACGGAGGTTATCCGCATTAGCGGCAATTATCCCAGCACAATGCGTACCGTGCCCGTTATCATCTAACGGTATTCCGTCATTATTGACATAATCGTAACCACGACCAACGCGACCGAGCAAATCTTCATGCCCGCTCATAACGCCAGTATCAATCACTGCAACTTTAACTCCAGCTCCGCCACGAGCATACTCCCATGCGCCGGAATCGGAAATGTAGCCGGTATAATTTTGTGGTAAACTCGGGAGCCGCATTCCATAGAGCGAATACGGGAGATAGGTATAATATTTGAATTGTTGACCGGTTGACGGGTCAGTCCAAACGGGAATTTCGTTATTCACAGGTGCATACCAGCCACGCCGTAACGTCGTGTTGGGGTCATTGAGATAAATATCGTCTGGGAAGTAAAATATATACGCGCGGTAGTTCGGTTCCACATATTCAATGTTCGGGTCTTTCGAAAGTTTTTTAACCAATTCTGCTACCGATTTTCCTTTCGGGATTTTTACGGTTCGGAATCCAAGATGTTTACTGATTTTTTTAACCGTGAACGATTCGCGGTCTTCAATCGCTTTGATTGATTTCGGTTCCGTAGATTTTTTGTATTTGATGATTAATTCATCCGGAACAAAATCGCCCTCATTTTTAAACGGCCGATTTTTCCAGTTTGGAATTTGTGCGGTTAATTTCTTAATTTGTTCATCCCAGTTAATTTGTTTAATTCGGTCTGCTTTCAGAAGAATTTTTGTTGTATCGGTAGTTTCACGGGCAAAATACGCCCAGGGGTATCCGCTGGAGACAAAGAATAGTGAACTAATGATGATTAGAAATAAAGAAACGATAAATGCTTGAAACGTATTTGATGGATACGATTTACGCATGGAGTTCTCCCTTATGTAAAAAATTTTTAAGAATTCAATTTTAATACACAATTATACAATAAACTTCTAAATAAAAATAGCACTGTATCTGAAGTTTGTCAAGAAAAAACTGTATTTAGATGCATTTAATATTTGCTATAGGTATTTGCTATAATGTGAATCTGCATCTGCAACTCCGTATAACCTTTTATATATAAGACGACATTTTTAGGATTACGGTTGCTAAAACGGTTGTGATTCATAGTCAGAAACTCTAATCCGCTACTCGCTAAAGGTAACAAAACGAAACGGTAACATAGCGTAGCTGGTGCAGTCTGGTAATGTTAGTTTCTTCATTTTTCTTTGACGGTAGTGGAGTGGAGTAGAAACGAGGCAATACGGTATAGCCTTGTTCCAACTTCACGACGCTATCATCAGTTCGCGCAAGACTGAAGTTCTTTTTCAGGTCGGCTGTGAAAATTCAAAGATTGTATTGTATAATGTATGCTAACACCAAATTGGAGTAGGTGGAGAGAATTTAGTAGAGAAGGGGGGCTAGAATGCATGAATAAACAGGATTTAATTAACGAAGTAGCGATCGCTGCCGATATTTCAAAAGTCGCTGCGGAACGAGCGGTTGAGTCAGTGTTAGATAATATTGCGAAAGCGCTGAAAAGAGGTGACCGGGTAACGCTGTTCGGATTCGGGAATTTTAGTGTCTCGCAGAAAAAAGCGCGCGTCGGGTTGAATCCGAAAACTGGTGAACGGATTCAGATTCCGGCTCGGAAAGCGCCGAAGTTTACCCCGAGTGCCGCGTTGAAAGAGTTGTTGAATACCTAACCGCGACAACTCCTAGGGGACAAAAAATGGGATTTAATTTATGGTTGCTCGTGAGTTTTGATATGTATTCCGATAAATTAAATCCCAGATTTTTATTTTATGGGGTATCAATCAAGGCGAGATATCGAATCCGCCATTGATTATCTGCGGATTTAACCAGCTGAACCATCATCGGATTTTTCGGTTTACCGGTTCCGAAAACATCGTGTAATTCCAGGTTCGAATACACCTCGCTGGTTAACACCACCTTGATTTGAATATCAACATTCGCCTGCGCGAACCGGTCATCAACTTTTATTGAGAGATTATCAAGCGTAATTTCAAGCTGTTTCGTTCGTGAAAAGA
The sequence above is a segment of the bacterium genome. Coding sequences within it:
- a CDS encoding S8 family serine peptidase, whose protein sequence is MRKSYPSNTFQAFIVSLFLIIISSLFFVSSGYPWAYFARETTDTTKILLKADRIKQINWDEQIKKLTAQIPNWKNRPFKNEGDFVPDELIIKYKKSTEPKSIKAIEDRESFTVKKISKHLGFRTVKIPKGKSVAELVKKLSKDPNIEYVEPNYRAYIFYFPDDIYLNDPNTTLRRGWYAPVNNEIPVWTDPSTGQQFKYYTYLPYSLYGMRLPSLPQNYTGYISDSGAWEYARGGAGVKVAVIDTGVMSGHEDLLGRVGRGYDYVNNDGIPLDDNGHGTHCAGIIAANADNLRGVCGIASEVTIIPIKVMNAAGVGTMDDIAEGIVGAVKDYNANILNLSLGGYYNSQVVREAVQEALDAGAIIVAAAGNEGLDFVATPSYPAAYPRVITVGSFNYRGSYNYLMQTTGTGTPIRTQYSNYGYIPGRTNSTDTGVEIYAPGGDPELYPIYSTIPYNLGQPRYGQMMGTSMAAPQVAGLCALLYAQGIRSREIITYALWSTSQSPYPPYARGSATYDFGYGVIDPRYTLQYAKDLVLP
- a CDS encoding HU family DNA-binding protein; its protein translation is MNKQDLINEVAIAADISKVAAERAVESVLDNIAKALKRGDRVTLFGFGNFSVSQKKARVGLNPKTGERIQIPARKAPKFTPSAALKELLNT